GAGTCCACCTCTTCCCATTCCGAACAGAGAAGTTAAGCCCATTAGCGCAGATGGTACTAGAGTAAAATCTGGGAGAGTATGTCGTTGCCGGTTTTTGAAAAGCCTTTACAAAACTATTTGTAAAGGCTTTTTTTTGATGAAAACTTTGCTCTAGTAAAATAGTTTTAGTTACTTTCCATTTTTAGCTTAAAATGACAAAAGTAATCACCTCCATAGATCTGGGACTAAATATCATTACCCCCTTAATAGCAGCTGCTTATCTGGTCTCATTAAACAATTATTTCTCCCCTCATATTTATTTTGTCTGTTGGTTAGGCTATATTATTCACATCACCTTTTCAATGGCTAGATTTAAAGATTTAGCATCTCTTAGATGGAGTTTACTATCTATTGCGAACTTAATTTTTTTTGGAGCTAAAGTAGCATTGGGAGACATAACATTACAAGAATTTTCAATATCTATTTTATTGAGTGAAGTTGGTGCTCAACTTTTTGGAATTATCTACCTCTTTCTTTTTACTGAAGGAATAAATGGAAAATCAGCCTGGGATACTTTTGGTACGGGAGGTACGCTTTTCTTTGTTTTGTTGTTTGTCGCTATAAACTATCCTATTCTAGGAGAAACAGTGCTGTTCATTAAATCCTCAAATATGAATGTATCAGTTCTCATCTTCTTTATAATTACTTTTATATTTGATGTGAAAAAGAGTATAGAGAGTATAACAGCAATTACAGAGAAAAGAAAAGCCAAGGTTGAAACAATAAATAAAGATATAGATAATGCCTTAGAGGGTGGAAAAAGCTTTAAAGAGTTAGGCTATGAAGCCCAGACTATTATCTTGACTTTGGGAGTCTGGTTTTTGGGGATAGGAAGTGTATATGTCATTTATATCATGCTTGCTCCAAAGGAATTTATTATACAATAAAAAAGGCCTCATTAAGAGACCTTTTATATAGTATTATATGTAGACTTAGTTATTGTTTTGAATTCGCTTTAGAAGCAGCAGCTTTCTCTTCACGTTCTTTTTTCTTACGCTCTTCTTCAGCTCTTGCTTTTGTTTCTTTCTTAGAAAAGTCTAATTCATCCAATTTCTCTTTAATTTCCATCATTTTTGCCAAATTTAAAGCATCTAATTTTTTAGCTAGAATTACTTTATCTTGATTCAATAAATAGATTTGAGGAGTACTAAATATATCATATGTTTTTCTAAAATTTAAACTTTGTAAATCAGTTACTTGTTGTTCAAAAATATACTTTTCAGGAGTTTTATTCGCACCAGGGAAATCAGAGATATTAATCCAATTTAATTTTTTATCTTTTATTACTTTTCTCCAGCCATCGTTTTCTAAACTTGTTCCTACAGCAACAATTTCAATGTCTACTCCTTTAGCTTTTAATTCGTCATACAATTCTTTAATTTTTGGCATTTCTTTTTTACAATGTCCACAGTCATCAGCCCAAAAAACTAATCCTATATACTTATTGTTTACATCCTTGTGTAAGTTTATCCATTTCTTCTCAGAAGTATCAGCAAGTCTAATATTAGGAGCAACTTTGTTCACTAATAATGGCTTTAAAGCTTCCTTACGCTCACACAATTCAACTAACTTCTCATCCTCTATCCAAAATGCTTTTGTTGCTTCAGGAGGACAGTAGTAAGTATCAGCCATACAAACGAAAACAGCATCCATTCCCATGATTTTAGAGGTTTCGTAATTATAAGTAACATAGTGTACAACATATTTAAACATATCTGTACCTTCTTTTATTCTGTTGATGATTTGATGTGCATTTTCACAAATGGTATCAGGCTGTTGCAATAACATTTTTTGGAAAAAGAATTCTAACTTATTGTGAAAAACTGGAGAATGAACCAACCTTTCATCTTCTAACATGATATTGTCCCAAAAATGTTGTTTATAATACTTATACCTTAAGGTATCATTTTCTTTGATCTCGACTGGGATTTCAGGATCAATAGACATATTTAATATACGTCCAATCAATAAGTCTTTATGTTCTGTAGCTAATTGCTTTTGGTAATTCTTTACTTCAGCATCTAAAGCTTTTCCTTGTTGATCTAATTCAGCAATTTTCTTTTTATCTTTTTTAGGATCTAGTTTTGCTTTAGCTTGTGAAAGTAACTTAGCTTCTGGCTTTTTTAAATTAATAAAGCGAATATAATCGTAAAAGATTTTATTTTCTTTAGACTTTATAATTTTCATGTTTTTTACAAAGTCATCCATCGAAGTTTCAATTTCGACATCTTTATCGGCCATGATAAATTCAAAATATTTTGGCCCAGGACAGATCAC
This genomic stretch from Flavobacteriales bacterium harbors:
- a CDS encoding DUF5106 domain-containing protein, whose product is MKNLIVLLLIGLGFSINAQYNLKFKIDGLKDTTVYLAKYLGNRLYYADTTEAKNGVAQFKKEHYDGGVYAVICPGPKYFEFIMADKDVEIETSMDDFVKNMKIIKSKENKIFYDYIRFINLKKPEAKLLSQAKAKLDPKKDKKKIAELDQQGKALDAEVKNYQKQLATEHKDLLIGRILNMSIDPEIPVEIKENDTLRYKYYKQHFWDNIMLEDERLVHSPVFHNKLEFFFQKMLLQQPDTICENAHQIINRIKEGTDMFKYVVHYVTYNYETSKIMGMDAVFVCMADTYYCPPEATKAFWIEDEKLVELCERKEALKPLLVNKVAPNIRLADTSEKKWINLHKDVNNKYIGLVFWADDCGHCKKEMPKIKELYDELKAKGVDIEIVAVGTSLENDGWRKVIKDKKLNWINISDFPGANKTPEKYIFEQQVTDLQSLNFRKTYDIFSTPQIYLLNQDKVILAKKLDALNLAKMMEIKEKLDELDFSKKETKARAEEERKKKEREEKAAASKANSKQ